A genomic stretch from Corvus cornix cornix isolate S_Up_H32 chromosome 9, ASM73873v5, whole genome shotgun sequence includes:
- the GPR87 gene encoding G-protein coupled receptor 87: MGYNLSYGKLPENRLSPDNSTSPNASSLGNSTHDEFTTIVLPVLYLVIFLASLLLNGLAVWIFFHIRNKTSFIFYLKNIVVADLLMTLTFPFKIIQDSQLGPWHFNSFLCRYTTVLFYANMYTTIVFLGLISIDRYLKVVKPFGDSRMYSITFTKILSACVWVVMAFLALPNLILTNGYPTKRNINDCLKLKSPLGVKWHSAVIYINTCMFVVVLIVLIGCYIAISRYIYKSSKQFISSSSRKRKHNQSIRVVVAVFFTCFLPYHLCRIPFTFSHLDKILDDSAHKILYYCKEMTLFLSACNVCLDPIIYFFMCRSFSRRLFRKSNMRTRSESIRSLQSVRRSEVRIYHEYTDV, translated from the exons ATGGGGTACAATTTGTCCTATGGAAAACTGCCAG AGAATCGCCTCAGCCCAGACAACAGCACCTCGCCCAACGCCAGCTCCCTCGGGAACTCTACACATGATGAGTTCACCACCATCGTCCTGCCCGTGCTTTACCTCGTCATCTTCCTGGCCAGCCTCCTGCTGAACGGCCTAGCAGTGTGGATCTTCTTCCAcatcagaaacaaaaccagttttataTTTTACCTCAAGAACATTGTGGTTGCAGACCTGCTCATGACACTGACGTTCCCGTTCAAGATCATCCAGGACTCGCAGCTGGGACCGTGGCACTTCAACTCCTTCCTGTGCCGCTACACCACGGTCCTGTTCTACGCCAACATGTACACGACCATCGTGTTCCTCGGGCTCATCAGCATTGACCGCTACCTGAAGGTGGTGAAGCCCTTTGGAGACTCCAGAATGTACAGCATCACCTTCACCAAGATCCTGTCAGCCTGCGTGTGGGTGGTGATGGCGTTCCTGGCGCTGCCAAACCTGATCCTCACCAACGGCTACCCCACCAAGAGAAACATCAACGACTGCCTAAAGCTGAAGTCTCCCCTGGGAGTCAAGTGGCACTCGGCTGTCATCTACATCAACACCTGCATGTTTGTAGTGGTGCTGATAGTCCTAATAGGGTGTTACATTGCCATATCCAGGTACATCTATAAATCAAGCAAACAGTTCATTAGCTCATCCAGCCGAAAGAGGAAGCACAACCAGAGTATAAGGGTTGTCGTGGCTGTGTTTTTCACCTGCTTTTTGCCCTACCATTTGTGCCGAATACCCTTTACTTTTAGTCATCTGGACAAAATTTTAGATGACTCTGCACATAAAATCTTGTATTATTGTAAGGAAATGACACTGTTCCTGTCCGCATGCAATGTCTGTCTGGATCcaatcatttattttttcatgtgtcGATCATTCTCACGAAGGCTGTTCAGGAAATCCAACATGAGAACCAGGAGCGAGAGCATCAGGTCCCTCCAGAGCGTCAGGAGATCAGAGGTGCGCATCTACCACGAGTACACCGATGTCTGA